The genomic stretch tacaactttacggcacacttgtggatgcgtgcaggaatcactaattttctatggatatgttgaccacgtcaagaggcacttccgagcacgtgcattgtaatagttattatgatacaagtgcggaaagtaggcaattcccaacgagtggcggagaacttgaaacacgagcgaagcgagtgtttgagccggcacgagttgggaatttcctgctttgacacgtatatcatacaacgttttacaatgcattaagcgaggaaaaaaatcgaggcagtgactacatcatttatttgccatactccttttactacagtagcaggcagtagatatacataccgatatgcacgccaaaccaaaatcgttaacgtatacactttattaaaccatctTTCATAacgatcattgactcagaagattagaacagctacagctactaatgataggtaaaggagactttgttttagtatcgtgattttttatgattaattattagccctttttgcttgacattttccacacttatattggctagtccttatctcctgcacgctcctataatgctaaatatctgtgcaacccgtgaataaatccgtgtaatagttaattatcatcaagtatatgtattatgtatctaatctaccagctgttaacaaaaaaagttaccgtaaatccgagattttttagctttggaactgtaaattaatcaaaattggttcactaattctaatagataaaagcaaataaataagaataagacataccggtagatgttataatatccatgtgtgtagaagtagattattctatcaaatTAAAGgtttattaacttagttatgtatattatagttcacgtattttgttcagcgtgagtttgtcactgacaatatgtacttcgtgaaggacgtaaggcggccgtaaagtcagatataaattcatcattttaaactcttcattttaattactcatcaaaaattaattcaccggactgaacttatgacattactttggcggggtttcatgacaggcgcgaacgggtaaccatgattggttcgtgctacgtcgtgcgcgcgcactggaagctcattggttaactttctgagtgcgcgcgcttgacgtcgcacggtccgaattggactcaagaaattatttccttttttttcataactttagacggaattaaaatacgagtttacatgaaaaaaataattaacgttctcttttctgtcgcgattaatctgtattatcttatcagtaaatattcagttggttaaatcaaacgttttcttatttgttcaaagcctaactataacgactctttagacttatttttttaacaatagtttggacataatttggcaatttaaaaagttactttaccgcacaagtgcggtaagtaaatccatacaactttacgcacacttgtggatgcgtgcaggaatcactaattttctatggatatgttgacccacgtcaagaggcactttccgagcacgtgcattgtaaaaattattaatgtacaaAAACAATTATAGTTTTTCTATAATTCAGAAGCAGTAGAAGTCTTAAGGATAGAAGAAATTGATAGCTGTTGtgtttaatcaaaatatttACAGCGTCGTGTGTAATGAAGGTTTGTTGACAGGCAAAATAtatctagatggcgttagtatcaaaactccgtttgacgttacggtcttgcttgcgattggctcatttttagggttccggagccaaattggcaaaaacggaacccttatattttcacaatgtctgtctgtctgtctctatgtccgtccgtccgcgggttTGCTCggggactgtcaatgctagaaagctgtaatttttcacggatatatgtaaactatgccgacaaaatactacaataaaaaaataaaatatccaaccctgtagtgtgggggtatcgttggataggtattttaaaaccattagatgTTTGCCCAGACGATTTTccgatttattgatttttttgcgaaatattcaactttaaagtgcacattttcattaaaatcgagctgccccccccctctaaaatctaaatctaaaaattgaaaaatttgtaaaaattcaggatgattaaactttcaaggaaaactctaacggctaagtttgcttgagaattattagtatttttactcttaaatagcaatctaaggtataaaataccaaTCGCAAACGTGAggcaaattaagattggtttttggagtcgttttgtattttttatttcaactgcaaaTTTGTGGCGCAAATGCCAAAGTTGttcaaacggaccttacgatCAGCTTGTCACAGACACCCTCGTTTGATCACCAAAAGGACTCCACTTTTGCTGACGGTATTTTACAATGTAAATCCAAAGTTAGTGCTCTAACCAATCCGTTTTCTTAATACATGAACAAATAAAACTTTCACTGCTTCTGGATCTCTTAGCACAGTAGCCATGCAGCAAATCAGTACCTTTGACTTGCAATATAGACATCGTCTGTATACGTGTACATGCATGCGTACGGACTGCAAGGGttgtctatttttattattattatattccatCCTTCTTCTTCCATTTTCCGAGTTGCTAAGATATTAAAAATTACGCGTGGCGTcgtgtttagtttatttttttaaatgggtcgCACTGAAAACCAGCTTTGAGTCCGTAGTTTATCATTGGCANNNNNNNNNNNNNNNNNNNNNNNNNNNNNNNNNNNNNNNNNNNNNNNNNNNNNNNNNNNNNNNNNNNNNNNNNNNNNNNNNNNNNNNNNNNNNNNNNNNNCATATTTTAAGGGTTGTTTGGCAGGAGGTTGCAAACCCTACAAAGTGTCTTGCAATTAAGAAGTGTtttctatttataatatttccgaacataatatatataaaataagtttagacGATGAAAGTTTTGTAACGTATATGATACATGATATTTTCCAAAGCGCTCAAAATGCGAATTTCATAGTTGGGATCGTTCTTGCCTGCTTTAGTaccatacgagtatatataaaaaaaatagcctttATTTAGTACTTCCCAACTAACCAGGGGGCGTAGTGGGTAGGTACGATtgtattttgaacaaaaaaatctaaattggtTAGCGTACGTAAATTAACTGTTCCGAACTTAACTTAAGGggcatgaaaatattatttttagttcggTGAGGCGCCGAAAATGGGAAACCCTGCATTATACTATATGAAGGTCTGGCTGCCGCGGGCTCTGGGTTTACAGTATTGCAGCTAAGCTAAGCAAGCAACGGACAATGCGTACCGGCGCCATTACAACGATCGAAGCTAGCGCCCGCTACACTATACAAATTTCCAACCTGTATAACGAAGGTTCTCAGTCTGTTTACTTAGAGCGTCTGTTATGCTAATTGACTCGACGGGCGTGAAAACAGAGATTTCGAGTCGAATAAATTGCGAGACAAGCGTGGCGGGGCTCAGTACGCATTCGATCAGCATGCAGGCGAGCGAAGGACTCCTGGCCTTGGGCGCGCtcctggcggcggcggcggcggcgcgctatACGGGTACTGCCGCTGGCGTCTCGGCTACTGGCGGCGGCGGGGGTGCCCGCGCTGCCGGGCGCGCACTGGCTGCTGGCACTACGGCGCCGGGCTGCTgctgcgcgcgccgcccgcctggCTGCTGGCGCGCCTGTACCGCGCCGCGCCCGACCAGCCGCTGGTCGGCTTCTACATCTGCCACAAGCCGTGCCTGCTGCTGCGCGACCCTCTGCTCGTGAAGCGCGTGCTCGTGACCGACTTCGACGCGTTCGCGGACCGCAACTTCGCGGGCGAGCAGCAGAAGGACAGCTTCGGAATGATCAACCTGTTCGGGCTGCGCGGGCCGGCCTGGCGCTACGTGCGGCGGCGCATGGCGCCCGCGCTGTCGGCCTCGCGCATGCGCGCCGCCGTGCCGGCCATGCTGGCGGCCACGccccgctgctggcgcggctggcgggcgcggcggccgcgCGTAGCCCCGCCGACGCGCAGGAGCTGGGTCACCGCTACGCCGCCGACCTCATCGCGCGCGTGGCGCTCGGCGCGCGTACGGACTCCTTCTCCAAACCCGACGCCTACACGGACAACGGTGACTGCGCCGCCCGGACCGACCGGAACCCTCCTCGGAACCGCCGGGAAGGTTTCGATCGCTGCGGGAGACGGATTCGATCGGCATCATAAAGTGTCTTATGAAAAATTACACTTTTTTCGACGATCCCAGTATTTACCCtatatttaaaaacttttgaacaaaaaagtttaaccgacgaaaaaactgaaaagcaatctaggtcaaacaaaaaaggtactattttttgtttttcagtttttgcggcggtttaatttttttgttaaaaagtttttattatatactattttcccacccttggggtgttttttccaaatgtatataataccaatttcaaggtataccctatctaataaaaaaagaattatgaaaatcagacaactctgtaaaaagttatgacTGTTCATATAGTACAATCagcgactgaacaatcaatcccCTGTTTTCGTACCCTTAGGgtaagaatattttttccacatttaaatgggaccacactcggggtatacgctttccaataaataaagaatcattaaaatcggactactctgtaaaaagttatgcgtggtcatacataaaaaaaatatataatatatacgcgtcgacttgataACCtactccgtttttttcgtcggttaaaaagcgGCTCGGCACGATTCATGAGTTATGTTACATACGATGTTTCATTACATCATTCTTACATGCAGTGGAATCCGACAATCATGGCGAACCGTGGAACCCGATAGAGAGATGACAAACGGGACACGTGTCAAATATCCACCGAGTGAAATGATGTATTTACTCTCACGAGTCTGCAAAAGTTTCTCCAGGAAACaactcaaataaaataaaagcttccTCTTCTATGTTCCGCAGACGGTCGGTAAGCCCCCCCCCCTGACCCGCCGTGCTTGTGCCCGCAGCGCTGGAGTTCTTCTCGGGCATGCGGCGCATGGTGGCGCTGGTGGTGGTGTTCTTCACGCCGTGGctggcggcgctggcggcgcgggcgggcgcgcCGCTCTACTTCGAGTTCCGCGAGGCGCGGCGCCTGTTCCGCGAGGCGTGGGCGGCGCGCGAGggagccgcgcccgcgcccgcccgcgccgcccgaggGGACTTCCTCGACTACCTCAGGCAGCTCAAGGAAGGCCCGCAGAACCCCTTGTTCGGTGCGTGCCCCCTGATCCTTTCCGACGGAAACATCGACATCGTCAGCCAAAAGACAGTACTCGTGCCGGCCATGGGCCTTCCCCAAAAGATGTCCCGTGTCCGGTCCCGCGCCGCCCGCATCCGTCAGACTCCTGCGATCTTGGTGATGTCTTTCGGTACGCGGTTGCCATTCGAGGTACCTATCcgtaatatttcaaaaaaagttttttcgtcGAAATTTTTGATTCAACATGTAGTTTGACGCCGACGCCGTACGCTTTAATCAACCAATGTACGGAACAATTGATAGAAATATTGACCTAACCACGAAAAATCGGgcgacactatttaccggccgtaGGTACTATACCGACCCGAGATTTCGTgtatgtacacgcccatagtaACTCTTGTCATTTTGACatcagtttgtatgggcgtgtacacgaaatatcgggtcggtatttccatgtcgatattatccgtgccggtataTACTGTCAcccaaaaaatctaaaacagtATTTCAAGACCCGACGGCAGAAGGGAGACACGAGGCCTACAGTTTGTTTGTTCACGCGAGGCGTGTACCGTTCGCAGAGTTCTCGGGCGACAACCTGCTGTACCAGGCGGGCATGTTCTTCTCGGGGTTCGAGtccagcgcggcggcggccaccTTCCTGCTGCGTGCGCTGGCGCGGCGCCCCCCTCTGGCCGCGCGGGCGAGGGACGAGGTACATTTCATTCTACATATTTAGTATATTTCTCTGTCTTTACGccgaaatattattcccaaatgtttcctTTGCTAAGCAGTTTCATTTTCTAATTCACTATTTTCTctgaaatcatatttttttcggaacttttataaaacaattttaacctAATCTACTCTGTTCTATCCTGGTTCTATCTATAATCATAAGAAAATCCACTGAGATATCTTTTGAGTTTCGGAGAAAATCGAGACTTTCcaaataaaacagtttggcaaatgaaacatttgggatcACTTACGCTCTTTTTGTAAGAGATATCTTTTGCTCTGGCGCCGCCGGACAGACTATAtcctaataatttatttatttatcaataaaaatccgatccgatccgatgcGAGCCGTTTGATGGAAATGATGGTTTAGGATCGTACTACAGTTTGTTTGCATATCAAAAGGTCCGCCGCGCAGTCCGCGACGCCGGCGGCTGGGGCGCGCGCGCGCTGGAGGCCATGCCGCTGCTGGCGCGCTGCCTCAAGGAAGCGCTGCGCATGCACCCGCCGGTCGCCACGCTCGACCGACGGGCCACCACCGACTACCAGCGTGTGCGTGCTCGAATCACGTCGGGGTCACCACTGCAGGATTCTTCGTGGGATGAGTCGTTGCAatactgatcgagtgttgccattatttccggattgaaagtttctttgcgaacttccttccgctggcgttcgtgtcgtcatagtgtgttgtatgttttatatgtttagtttttaaatgggtccactgaaaaacagcgttgcggcttgccgaaacattatgctgagtgggtccactttatactattcgatgttattttttttttttccaccaatgtatatttatgtgtatcgaatatgtgtaaataaaatgtttctttctctctctctcatataataaaataccgAAACTCTTTAGAACTCGCGTGTAATAAAACAAGCAACAAGTTACAAAACGGTCCCACAACAACGACTGACTTACGAGGCGCGTCCCGCACCCGGAAGCGCCCTGAGTCCTGTGTGCTGCTAAACTGTAACTACAAGTCTATGCGCAACGGCAGAACATGCGGAAAACAAACATTATGGCACACATAGAGATTTTGAACCCGTTCACAGATTCCCGGCACGGACGTGACCATAGAGAGAGGCACCGCCGTGTACATCTCCCTGAGCGGGCTGCAGATGGATCCCGTGCACTTCCCGGCGCGCACGCGTTCTCCCCGCGCGCTTCGCCGCCGGCCGCCCCGTCTCGGACGCCTACTTGCCGTTCGGACGCGGGCCTCACATGTGCGCCAGTGAGTGCCTCGCAGATCACTGCTCCCTGTTCGGTGTTCCCAGCCAGTTATGGTGACACGCGCCATATCCGCAACGATTACGCTGCGTTTCAATCAGAGGATGTGAACGCTTTATTTTTCCTCTCCTCGCGCAGCACATTTCTAGTGGAAACGGCTGAGCAGAGCGAGTCGAAGTAAaaagaagcgtttctattggtccatgaaaacacattccttgcaacacatcctcgcacatctctggtggaaacggatcCTAAAGCGGGTTTCTCACGAGGCGATTTTTAGTAAATCAACTTAATCGGTACTTATCGGTTAAACTGTTACTGCTAATTAGAACCAATAATTCTATTATTGTGGTAACTAAACGATTTGACAGCTAGTCAGTCGATACTCAAGCATTGTATCTGTACACATTTTGTCCTGAATAAAAGCcggaattaattaatttctcagTGTTTTTAATCGAGTTAGTGCCCCGTAAGTTTCGAATACCACATTGGCGACGAGAAAGTTACGAACTGACGCGAGACAATCAGCAATAAACttcaaattaattgaattttgaGGTAATAATCTTCATTAAAACGTTTGAGGGTGTGTGTCCTGTGACAGTTACTAGAACGCAACGCAAACATTGTCAGGCTACCCGAAAGGTCACGATTCACAAGCAAGAACAAAacgcaaaacaaaattaaaaaaaaaaaaaaaaaaaaaatggaagaatttaaagaaaaaattgacAGTGGTAAGACTTCTTGGATACAGGAGACACCAAAAGAATTGTTATTACAGCTAGTTACAGAACTAAATTTATGTGTGAGTGATAATCCGAATGTAGAAGAACTAAGAAAAGTGATTCGGCAACACGTACTTGTAACCTATCAAAGTGCTAAGAAAATGGcgactaacaaacaaacaattttactgCCATCCAGTTTGGAAAATTTCAATGGTGGTAATTGGAGTAGCTACGTAGAACAATTAAATTGTTACATGTTACTGCATGATATTCCCGAAGTAAAGAAAGTGCCGCTGTTATTGACAAAATTAGGCAGTAATGTTTACGACAACCTATCAGGCTTGTGTTCTCCCGAATCACCAATTACACTTAGCTACGAGATGTTGTGCCagaaattgtataatttttaccATCCAAAAACAAATATGGCAGTACACAGGGCAAGATTTAAAGACCGAAAACAGGAAGAAACAGAAAATATTAAGGATTACTTGTTGGCATTAAGAAAAATGATCAAGGACTGTGATTTCAAAGATGTTGATGATCAGTTGAAGGAGAGATTGTTGAATGGAGTATATAATGAAACCATTAGATACGAGCTATTAAAAGTTGCTGATAAATCACTGGCCGAGTTAGTGACTGTAGCGGAAACAGCTGAAATGGCATTCAAATTATCACACAAAAATACGTCGAAAACAATGGAaatgttttcatttaaatcacaAGGTAAAGGTAAACAAACAGGAGCAGTACCAAAGGTAAAGCAGAATGTGGAGCTAAAGGGAAGCAAATGTTTTTGTTGTGGAAAACTTGGACATATCCGGGAGCACTGCACATTGAGGTACAAGTATTGCAGTGAATGTGGTCTACAAGGACACATTTTTAGAGTGTGTATGAAGAAAAATACCAATGTGAAAACACTTGTGGTGGACCAAATACCTGAAGATCAAGAAAAAGACACTGCATGTGAGAATTATAAACAACCGGACCAGTATCAAGTGCTCAATATTGAATGtaagtcattaaaaaaagtgCCATCAATGTTCTTAAAAATACAGATAGAGGGTATGCCAATTGAGTTTGAAGTGGACACGGGATCAGATATCACTACTATAACAGAAAATGATAAAAACATGTTGTTTCCAAACTTAAATATAGTCCCTTCAAATTTAACAATGATAAACTTCAACCAATCAATTTCAAAACCAATTGGCATTATAAATAGCTTACATGTAAAATATGATAACATATCTTGTAAGAATTTGACATTAGTGGTAGTAAAAGATGGACTTCCAAGAGTGATTGGAAAAGACTGGTTATTGCAGCTGAAACTGTGGCCaataaatttgaaacaaaatgtaaataaatgtatgactgaagtttcaaaacaaaaatgtattgaTGATGTTAAACGCGAATTTCCAATTGTTTTTGAGCCGGGTTGGGGTAATTTCAAGAAGGcacaaataacattaaaattaaaaccagaTGCTAAGCCAAAATTTTTGCCAGCTAGAAGTGTGCCATTTGCATTGAAATCAAAAGTTGAATCTGAAATAGATAGACTTCTAACAAATGGGCGTATAGTCCCAATTGAGTTTAGTGAGTGGGGTACACCTGTAGTCCCTGTTTTAAAAAGTGATGGTTCCGTGAGACTGTGCGGAGATTACAAAGTAACACTAAATCCAAATTTAGAAATAGACCATTACCCACTCCCAACAATAAATGATATATTATCAAATTTTGAGGGAAATAACTATTTTTGTGAACTAGACTTAAAGGAGGCATATTTGCAAGCACCACTTGATAATGAATCACAAAAATTAACTACCATTGTGACAGAAAAGggaatttttaaatatctatatttacCATATGGTGTCAGCACCGGTCCTGGCTCATTCCAACGGCTAATTGTACAATTATTGTCAGGCATTGATGGTGTAAAAGCTTACATAGATAATGTTTTTATTGCAGGAAAAACAATACAGGAAGTAAATTCAAGATTAAAAGTGGTTTTGCAACGCTTCTCCGAAGccgaattaaaattaaaaatttcaaaatgtaaattcTTTGAAGAACATTTGACAGTATTTGGCTATCATGTGTCAAGTGAAGGTATTAGTGTTGTAAAAGACAATATTGAGCCGCTTCTGAAAGCACCCCGACCTGAAAATTTAAAGATGTTGCGTTCCTTtttaggaaaaataaattactataaTAGGTTTCTTAAAAATATGGCTACAATACTAAGGCCATTGTACAATTGTcttaaaaatgagaaaattataTGGACAACTGAATGTGATAAATCTTTCCTACAAATTAAAGAGGCTTTGACCCAAACCACAACACTGTCTCATTACAGTAATGATCTACCTGTCATATTAACTTGTGATGCATCAGACTGCGGGGTGGCAGCAGTTCTGTCAGTCAGGACTGAAGATGGTGTTGTGAAACCAGTAGCATATGCTAGCAAAAAATTAACTGATACTCAAGAGAAGTATCCAGCAATCGAAAAAGAAGCATTTGCTATAATTTTTggtattacaaaattttatgaatatcTATTTGCAAGAACATTTGAATTGCAAACTGACAATGCGGCTTTAGTCAGTATCTTCGGCCCAAAAAAAGGCATTCCAAAAATGGCCTGTAAGAGATTACAGCATTGGGCAATATTCTTGTCTGGGTTTAACTACACCATTCAACATATAAAAACAGATAAAAATCCTGCTGACTATTTATCACGTAACCCTGTAGATgataata from Choristoneura fumiferana chromosome 24, NRCan_CFum_1, whole genome shotgun sequence encodes the following:
- the LOC141441951 gene encoding cytochrome P450 6k1-like — its product is MRTGAITTIEASARYTIQISNLYNEGSQDFESNKLRDKRGGAQYAFDQHAGERRTPGLGRAPGGGGGGALYGYCRWRLGYWRRRGCPRCRARTGCWHYGAGLLLRAPPAWLLARLYRAAPDQPLVGFYICHKPCLLLRDPLLVKPEGQLRNDQPVRAARAGLALRAAAHGARAVGLAHARRRAGHAGGHAPLLARLAGAAAARSPADAQELGHRYAADLIARVALGARTDSFSKPDAYTDNALEFFSGMRRMVALVVVFFTPWLAALAARAGAPLYFEFREARRLFREAWAAREGAAPAPARAARGDFLDYLRQLKEGPQNPLFEFSGDNLLYQAGMFFSGFESSAAAATFLLRALARRPPLAARARDEVRRAVRDAGGWGARALEAMPLLARCLKEALRMHPPVATLDRRATTDYQRIPGTDVTIERGTAVYISLSGLQMDPVHFPARTRSPRALRRRPPRLGRLLAVRTRASHVRQ